The Triticum aestivum cultivar Chinese Spring chromosome 4B, IWGSC CS RefSeq v2.1, whole genome shotgun sequence sequence AGGACGACGAGGCATACCTGCGCGCGCTGGACGGCGGCACGCCCGTGTCGCCGGCGTCGCGCGCCGCCATGGTCGGCCAGGCGCTGCAGTCcgcgaggcagcagcagcagcagcagcggtcgaAGTCGCCACGCCCAATCTTCCCGATGCGTACCGGATTCTGATGCGCGCCCGATTGGATTGCAAACTTGTGATGTTACTCTTCTGTGAAGGGCTAAACCTGTTGCGATTTGTATGTCTGTAAGCCGATTTTGTAGCCATCCATTGAAGTCCGTTTCATTTCTTCTTGGTAGAAAATATGCAGCTGCATCTTACCACAGCCGAAGTAAATCAGGAACGATATGCTATCAAAATCATAAGAATTTGTTTCCCCTTTCTCTGATGATGACACTAGCATACATCTGGCAAGAATGTGATGATTTTTTTGACAGTGCTAGAGCAGGCTTACGCCGGCCTGAACCATTTTCATTTATAAATAAGAGTAAGATACACCACatcaggtactccctccgttcggaattacttgtctcggaaatggatgtatctagaactaaaatacatctagatacatccattttcgagacaagtaattctgaacggagggagtacaaaagatgGCATCCAACACACACAAGAAGGCACAAGGAACAACATAAGGAGAACCAGTAAAGAGCTACGACAAGCAGCCAACACCAAGAATGTGATGGATTGATTGCATTCCTGAATTCTCTGCATTGCAGAACTGTTGGGTATACAATGTGTAAATATAATACATGGAGGGGATAAATGTGGCATGTCGATGCATGCTTGTGTTAGTTTTGTTGCCTTATACATCATTTCTAAAGTCAGGAAATATCTGACAAAAACCTATGTTTCATTTATATACACTTGTCATGAATCAGCCATGGTGTCGCCTTCAGTCGCCGGGCGCAGTTCTGGTTTCTGTTCTTGTTCCGGACTCCTGGTCAAGAAAGTAgaatccccacacacaaaaaaagGGGCAAAGGATCAAGAAAGTTAGATAATGGCACATAGTTGGTGTTCTGAGAGATCTCTCATAAGCCATGAGGTTTCCCATTTAAACCCTGACATGAGGAGTTGAGGACCTTGTAAAATAGTATACTCCTAGCTGCTAAGACAGTGATCTGAGATGCAGTAAAGAAGGCTTGCTTACATCTCAGAATCCATTTTGACTGCGGTATGATTACGCTCAGCACACACAATTGCTTTGTCATCATCCACACTCTCCTGTGTAGGAAGAAATGCAAATAAACTAAACATGAAATGTTCCAATCAAACAAGTTATATCACAGACCTAACGCACCATTTTACTCGGATTGACAGGATGCTGCACGGTCATTTTGGGAGCATTCAAAGGACTTCTCAGAGTACCCTGAAATTATCTGAGGTTAAGCAGTAGCAATGTAGCAAATTGCTAGCAGGTGTCATAAATATCAGCAGGTAATCAGTTAGGCAATTTGTAAACCAGTTAAATTTCAGGAATTTAGTTAGTTAGATTCACAAGCATGCtgcttttactttttctttttcacgCTTGAAAGAAAGGAAACACAACAGGCATCAAGGTTGCTAAAGTGAGGACAGTACCTTATTTGCCCACATCAAGCCACAAGCATTACAGAGGGTCCTGGGGCCAGCCGGGCCCCGACGCATTGCTGGAGTAAGCCTTGAGCTGACACCACAATTTTGACAACTAGGAAAGCAAACCAACATTAGCCCATAATAAACACAGGGAAAAACCTTCTGTGTATGAAGTGATGAAACGTGATCTGCACGTACACATGTCATCACAACTCACTCACTGGGATTCTCGGAAATGATCATCCTCGCCATCGACTGCAGAGACACAAGCTGCAGAAGAACTTGCAGCATCACCAAAATCTGCCCTTCCAGCAAACTGTCCTTTACGCCGCTTCATCCTGCCAGCGATAATTAATGAGTATATATGTTGTGCAATGTAAGAAAAATAATCCACAACGAAAAAATAATCTCAAGAGCAATCTCTTGACTACAAGATATGATTTTGTACCAGGAATAGTAAACAGAACACACTACCTTCCAAGGTAACAGTAAATCATAACTGTAGAAATCCGAATTAGATTATTTATTCAGTGCTGACTCATGTATGCAGCAACGTGATATTTCTTCCTAAACCAACAAACATCAAGAGTTTGATAACCAACTGAAATGAAGTGCTATAAAAACTGCCTTTGCTTATGAGGACTATGAAAACCTAGCAACTACACAACAGTAATTTAGTAAAATGTACCAGAGCCAGACTGCTTCTTAGTGTAAAAAAAAGCCTCAGTGCACCAATGTTCTCAGAATTAACATTCCATGATTCATATTTCCGGACCATTACATGTTAATACTTAAACTTTTGCTCGGACATTGGTGTTCGAGGAACTATTCAAAACCAACAATTGTCTCAGATTGGCAGGCTAGACATCAAACCAAGGAGGCTGATGAATTAGGTAAAATTCTAGATTTGAGCCAAAGAAGAATGTGGCATTGGGATTTGGGAATGCAGAAACATGGAGTACATCCTCATTAATGTGGTCTAAAcatgtgattcataatcaagtgctaCCTGCTTGTGGCATAATGAATGCAGAAAGCTGGAATATATCCTCATTCATATGATATAAATGTGTGATGACTAATCAAATCCTGCTTGCTTCCATAATGTAACAAAGCATTTGTATTCATCACGCTAATAACTCTACGAAGCACCTACAAGAGAATGGGCATGGATTGAGTCTGTACTTTTGGGCAACCTCCTTGCGCACTCCGTATCTTATTTTCTTATCAAAAcatctttccttcctcttctcgcgAAACCTCATTAAGGAAGCAACCCTTTTGGCAGCCACAGTTGTACTCTGCAGACATAGACAAAGCTCAGAAACTAGAAGTATTCACACAACCTTGTTGCAGAGATTCTACAGCTGATTGTACCTTTTCAGCATATGCAGTAGGCCCAGCCATGCTTACTAAACCAGGAGGCACCTCACACCCTCCAAGCACCAACAGAGCAGCTTGAACCTGTATAACACTAAGAAAATAGTTAATCAACTAAATCAATCACAAATGACCATGAAACATGTGATCACCAGAAACACTTGAACGATGATTTATCAATAGTGAGATTGGTTCATGCGATCACGCTTGAAACGTAATATGGTTGCATCCAAGTGACTCATGGTGTGTCCAGAGACGTCTCTCCGGGTGGTGCCTAGCACTTATGAGTGCAGTGTTGTAATTTTGGGGTGTTGGCCCTTCCATGATGGGCTTGTACATAACTATCATTCGGTAAACGCATGAAGGCTCAAAGATTTTTGTGTTTTGTCAAAGAAATAAGAACAGATGCATGCACACGAACATAGAAAATGGACTTCTGTTTTTGTGCAATTTGGTATAACCACATGGGAGTGCATGGCCTACAAACATCGATAAGATGGTGAATCTTTTGCCAAAGCAAGAACTGTGTCCCAGAACCATCAAGAACCTTACCCTAACACGGAACTATGGCACCTGCAAAATCACTGACAGATAGATGGCCACACAAATGCAATAAGGTATAACCTCAAGCAGAACAAGAGAAAAGGGTAAGAAATTTGAAAACAGTACAAGGACAGCAACAGAACAGGGATGTCAGTTTCGGTTATGTAAGACAACCAAGCTTTGATAATCTTCATAAGACAATTAAAATTCTTTCAGAACAATCATACATAGCCAAATCTCGCAGCATATGTTCTACTATTCAGCAACCATGCATAAGCACATTAAAGGAGGCAAAAAACGTCTGAAAGAAATGACACACTTTAGGAATCAAGCACAGCAAACTCGATTCCAGCAAGACAGAATAGCTGAACTAATAAAAGTTGATCGAATGTAAGAAAACATTAGCCCCTTTCCTAAAGCTCGAACGACAGAACAGTCACAGAGGACACATTCTTGGCGCAATTCAATTCAGCAAGGGCGCAAACAAACCCCCATTGCTCCAAATATTCAATCAATCCATAGAACATAACCAATTCCTCTGAAAGTTCAATCATCAACAGAACTAAAAAAAACATTACGACAGTGCAATTCGACAGATATTACTAGGCTGAAAATCGAGGGAACTATCTCCATGACGGTGCAATTCGGCTGCAGGGAACATGAAAATCGACGGAATGATCGAAATCCACCAATAAACGTATATTTCCTCGGCGCAATTCGGAGCCCGCTGCTCCGCCCAACGCAGGCAAAGTCAACACGGCCGGTTCAACGAAAGGGAAAAAATTGAAGCGAACGGTGCAGAAGGGGCGACCTTTTGGGGCGGGACGGGGTCGAAGACGTAGACCTCCCCCTGGTACACCAGCGTCAGCTGCTCCGAGGCCGCGCTCAGGagcgcgtccgccgccgccgcggcgtcgTCGTCGCCGGAGGCGGCATCCGCCAGCGGGGGATCCTGGCCGTCCGCCGCGGGCTCCGCCGCCATCGGCCGGGGATCGGACGGTTGGGATGGGCCGGGACCCGGGAGAGGCGGCCGGGCTCTCGGTTCGCGCGCACGTGTGGCGGATGGGTGGGAGCCCGCACGTGTGATGGATTATGTACGGGCCTGCGTGTCTGGTTGAGGAGAGCGTGTGCGTGAGGGCTGCGTATTTTGGGTTTCCGTTTCTAAACCGGGATAACGTCTCTTTGGT is a genomic window containing:
- the LOC123091014 gene encoding GATA transcription factor 19; this encodes MAAEPAADGQDPPLADAASGDDDAAAAADALLSAASEQLTLVYQGEVYVFDPVPPQKVQAALLVLGGCEVPPGLVSMAGPTAYAEKSTTVAAKRVASLMRFREKRKERCFDKKIRYGVRKEVAQKMKRRKGQFAGRADFGDAASSSAACVSAVDGEDDHFRESHCQNCGVSSRLTPAMRRGPAGPRTLCNACGLMWANKGTLRSPLNAPKMTVQHPVNPSKMESVDDDKAIVCAERNHTAVKMDSEMSPEQEQKPELRPATEGDTMADS